The Bacteroidia bacterium genome segment GAGGTTGTAATCTTAGTTTTTCTCCCATTTCTAATGAATACTTTTCTATTCTAGGAGTGTCTAAAGTTCCAAATTTAGTTAAAGATTCATTAACATTTACTACCAGAAAGTTTGTTAAAATTGAGCTATTTAAAAATAGTCCTTCACTTTTACGATCTTCAGGAATAAAAGCTAATCCATACTTTTTAGCGTCTCGAGATGAGTTAATTTTTATTTGCTCTCCTTTTAATAGTATCTTTCCACTAATTTGGTGTCCTCCACCAAAAAGTGAGTGGGCCAATTCACTCTTTCCTGACCCAATAATCCCAGTAACACCAAATATTTGTCCTTTTTTTACTTCTAAAGAAATTTTGTTTTTCATTAATGTTGTTTGATAGTCATCAAGTTTTAACAAAGTAGGTACTGCTTCAAAATCTCTTTTCTCTTTTTTTATATTTGAGAAAATAACTTGCCCTATCATAGCTTTCACTAAGTCTGAGTGCTTAACCTTTTTAACATCGAAAGTGTCAATTAGCCTCCCATCTCTTAAGACAGTTGCCCTATCACAGATTCTAAAAACCTCTTCTAGATAGTGGCTAATGTAAATCATTGTTACTTTTTGCTTTCGTAGTAAGTCAAGAATTTCAAAAAGTGTATCAATCTCTTTTTGACTCATTCCAGTAGTTGGCTCATCCAATAAAAGTATTCTTGCATTTAGAACAAGCGCTTTAACAATTTCTATTATCCTTTTTTGTCCCATTCTTAAGTTTGAGACTTTCTCTTTAGGATTAATATCAATTTGGAACCTTTGAAGTTGTTGTTCACTTTTCTTGTATAATGCTTTTCGGTCATAAAACCCTTTTTTCAAAAATTGGCTCTCATTCCCTAAGTAAATATTTTCTCCTACACTCAAAGTTTCAATTAGACTG includes the following:
- a CDS encoding sugar ABC transporter ATP-binding protein is translated as MKKPVLELKGIDKHFGGVHALKKVDFNLVEGEIHALLGENGAGKSTLIKIITGVHKADSGSMEIDNKNILINNPVEARKEGIGVIYQELSLIETLSVGENIYLGNESQFLKKGFYDRKALYKKSEQQLQRFQIDINPKEKVSNLRMGQKRIIEIVKALVLNARILLLDEPTTGMSQKEIDTLFEILDLLRKQKVTMIYISHYLEEVFRICDRATVLRDGRLIDTFDVKKVKHSDLVKAMIGQVIFSNIKKEKRDFEAVPTLLKLDDYQTTLMKNKISLEVKKGQIFGVTGIIGSGKSELAHSLFGGGHQISGKILLKGEQIKINSSRDAKKYGLAFIPEDRKSEGLFLNSSILTNFLVVNVNESLTKFGTLDTPRIEKYSLEMGEKLRLQPLNLKMLAGNLSGGNQQKLVIGKWLLTNPKLIIMDEPTRGIDVGAKEEIYEHVRTLAESGTSVLLLSSEYQELINICDSIMILHPTGVAGPFDPRETTGEKILSISLGVD